One genomic region from Pseudoduganella lutea encodes:
- a CDS encoding ribonuclease activity regulator RraA has translation MNYSKETLARLAQASTATLTSLLYKRGFRNVFIQGARPLKAGQRLLGPAFTLRYIPSREDLDPITVFRDPQHPQRVAVETIPQGAVLVMDCRGDTSVASAGSILATRMQVRGAGGIVTDGGLRDAAGIAALDMPAYCSGPSAPTNLIRHRAIDLNLPIACGGVPVYPGDLMLGDDDGVVCIPAHLVEELAGEAAEMERFEAFVLEEVTGGRGIIGLYPATDPDTTVRYHAWLRARGEDVAA, from the coding sequence ATGAACTATTCCAAGGAGACCCTGGCGCGCCTGGCGCAGGCCAGCACCGCAACGCTGACGTCACTGCTGTACAAGCGCGGCTTTCGCAACGTATTCATCCAGGGTGCCCGGCCCCTGAAGGCGGGCCAGCGCCTGCTCGGGCCCGCCTTCACGCTGCGCTACATCCCGTCGCGGGAAGACCTCGATCCGATCACCGTGTTCCGCGACCCGCAACACCCGCAGCGCGTGGCCGTGGAGACCATTCCGCAAGGCGCGGTGCTGGTGATGGACTGCCGCGGCGATACGAGCGTGGCCTCGGCTGGCAGCATCCTGGCCACCCGCATGCAGGTGCGCGGTGCCGGCGGCATCGTCACCGATGGCGGCCTGCGCGATGCGGCCGGCATCGCGGCGCTCGACATGCCTGCCTACTGCAGCGGCCCGTCGGCCCCCACCAACCTGATCCGCCATCGCGCGATCGACCTCAACCTGCCGATCGCCTGCGGCGGCGTGCCGGTCTACCCGGGCGACCTGATGCTGGGCGACGACGACGGCGTGGTCTGCATCCCGGCCCACCTCGTCGAGGAACTGGCCGGCGAAGCGGCCGAGATGGAGCGCTTCGAGGCCTTCGTGCTGGAGGAAGTGACCGGGGGGCGCGGCATCATCGGCCTGTATCCGGCCACCGACCCGGACACCACGGTGCGCTACCATGCCTGGCTGCGCGCGCGCGGTGAAGACGTGGCGGCCTGA
- a CDS encoding mandelate racemase/muconate lactonizing enzyme family protein, translating to MKITEIKTFLMQAGSPKETAWSANGISSAGTRNWLFVKIYTDAGVTGLGECSGWPRVAEAAVRDLSHILVGEDPTHIERLWQRMHTALMGHGQSGVVGHGAMSGLDMALWDIKGKVLDTPVWNLLGGKVRERIRAYSHASTVENAMSLVARGYTAIKTGGVADPLGKLADLRAALGDEIDLMVDLHGPPWLTAPDAIALCRELEQFHPLFVEEPVAPEAVDAMRRVRDATSVPLAAGERLAGLYGARSLITDGLVDVIQPDTGRAGGLTPMKKIAALAEAHFVSMAPHAGTLGPVAEYAAVHLLAAIPNALILERFEDDWTGKQAVLSQPLECVGGHLLVPDRPGLGVDIDEAFIAAHPSVRNCRLPITEGAGAYAPGTEAEAVYFQSRQGRHHYFKRS from the coding sequence ATGAAAATCACTGAAATCAAGACATTCCTGATGCAGGCCGGTTCGCCGAAGGAAACCGCCTGGTCGGCCAATGGCATCAGCAGCGCGGGCACGCGCAACTGGCTGTTCGTTAAGATCTACACCGATGCCGGCGTCACCGGCCTGGGCGAATGCAGCGGCTGGCCACGCGTGGCCGAGGCTGCGGTGCGCGACTTGTCGCATATCCTCGTCGGCGAAGATCCCACGCACATCGAACGGCTGTGGCAGCGCATGCATACCGCGCTGATGGGGCACGGGCAGTCCGGCGTGGTCGGGCACGGCGCGATGTCGGGGCTGGACATGGCGCTGTGGGATATCAAGGGCAAGGTGCTCGATACCCCGGTGTGGAACCTCCTGGGCGGCAAGGTGCGCGAGCGCATCCGCGCGTACTCGCATGCCAGCACGGTGGAAAATGCCATGAGCCTCGTGGCGCGCGGCTACACCGCCATCAAGACCGGTGGCGTGGCCGATCCGCTGGGCAAGCTGGCCGACCTGCGCGCCGCGCTGGGCGACGAGATCGACCTGATGGTCGACCTGCACGGCCCGCCCTGGCTGACCGCGCCCGATGCGATCGCGCTGTGCCGCGAGCTGGAACAGTTCCATCCCTTGTTCGTCGAGGAGCCGGTGGCGCCCGAAGCGGTGGACGCCATGCGCCGGGTACGCGATGCCACCAGCGTGCCGCTGGCGGCGGGCGAACGCCTGGCCGGCCTGTACGGTGCGCGCAGCCTGATCACCGATGGCCTCGTCGACGTGATCCAGCCCGACACCGGCCGCGCCGGCGGGCTGACCCCGATGAAGAAGATCGCCGCGCTGGCCGAAGCGCATTTCGTCAGCATGGCGCCGCACGCCGGCACCCTGGGGCCGGTGGCCGAATATGCCGCCGTGCACCTGCTGGCGGCGATCCCGAACGCGCTGATCCTCGAGCGCTTCGAGGATGACTGGACGGGCAAGCAGGCGGTGCTCAGCCAGCCGCTCGAATGTGTCGGCGGACACCTGCTGGTGCCGGACCGTCCGGGCCTGGGTGTCGACATCGACGAGGCATTCATCGCCGCGCATCCGAGCGTGCGCAACTGCCGCCTGCCGATCACCGAAGGGGCGGGCGCGTATGCGCCCGGCACCGAGGCGGAAGCCGTCTATTTCCAGTCCCGCCAGGGACGCCATCACTATTTCAAACGGAGCTAA
- a CDS encoding FadR/GntR family transcriptional regulator, translating to MEPIAVVHEPRRSLTQQVTEEITTWITTGRYAPGDHLPPEAELARIFNVSKPSVREALKHLVAVGAVEISHGKPPTVSQMNSVPLVNFFHLAVNSGNESLREAVELRRGLEIESMLLATERATPEDIARLGKLIETLDRHKADYDQWVPAHVEFHAALVAASHNRFYTFLQDALKSTIERINRQIIAAQPARDPAVSFRRHVELFEAIKSGKRDKAREAIERHFDAVDAIVNATVRKAGRQG from the coding sequence ATGGAACCCATTGCTGTGGTCCACGAGCCACGCCGGTCGTTGACCCAACAGGTGACGGAAGAAATCACGACCTGGATTACCACGGGCCGCTATGCGCCCGGCGATCACCTGCCGCCCGAGGCGGAGCTGGCGCGCATCTTCAACGTCAGCAAGCCGAGCGTGCGGGAAGCGCTGAAGCATCTCGTCGCGGTCGGCGCCGTGGAAATCTCGCACGGCAAGCCGCCGACCGTAAGCCAGATGAATTCCGTGCCGCTGGTGAATTTTTTCCATCTGGCCGTGAACAGTGGGAACGAGAGCCTGCGCGAGGCCGTGGAGCTGCGCCGCGGACTGGAAATCGAAAGCATGCTGCTGGCCACGGAACGCGCGACACCGGAAGACATCGCGCGCCTGGGCAAGCTGATCGAGACGCTCGACCGCCACAAGGCCGACTACGACCAGTGGGTACCGGCGCACGTGGAATTCCACGCCGCCCTGGTCGCCGCGTCGCACAACCGTTTCTACACCTTCCTGCAGGATGCGCTGAAGAGCACCATCGAGCGCATCAACCGGCAGATCATTGCCGCCCAGCCCGCGCGCGATCCGGCGGTCAGCTTCCGCCGCCACGTCGAGCTGTTCGAGGCGATCAAGAGCGGCAAGCGGGACAAGGCGCGCGAAGCCATCGAACGCCACTTCGACGCCGTCGACGCCATCGTCAACGCGACCGTGCGCAAAGCCGGCCGGCAAGGCTAG
- a CDS encoding TonB-dependent receptor — MATTKRTLLSAAVAGACAAMAMPGWAQTTATAEAQGGAEIQTVTVAGFRSSLEKSLDLKRASIGQRDSIVAEDLGKFPEQNVADALVRLPGVEVVKDGASNEGQRIQLRGLGSEYTVTTFNGAPVRATSAGAIGSSTRDFNYDVFPSELFGRVDVYKTPLAELEEGGVAGVVDMQTPRPFDRKGRVLSYSVTGTYNNRSKDSTPRANVLFSNTWGKWGFLTSIAGNRTHNANAGFQSTGTYASYNQRFTQGNFQYGWNLVDPRANLGSLTAAQLYDANMPRFLRLTATDNERERVGVANSLQYKGDKLDISWDSLYSKLNDDTKNNYMNWITNASTGARALVPVDVTIDANNNVQGTIGNYTAATNAVLGVSETRFLYNAINARYRVNSDLRFTGSLSINESKAWRSGSTVTLDANDVANRQTITFNTTKDAMFPDIRTDRNLLDANNYNLLSYSGGNYQTETDKQKAFRVGMQYDYTLWGVEGKLKMGLSQVESTKIANQYLPTNLLNNLPLADGRLYGSLPNTPAGNAERYAFARQFLVSNDLNKIRAGGDVPRDWLTVSRDFVYNTLDAVNANRSSPSNLGSTFTAVETVRAFYVQSDFEKEVFGRPLRANAGVRYVRTGSEVDNYRLTSAGYVPAALSGSYTNALPSASLSYDLTDDLVVRGSVGKTIKRSSISAIARSINVPNAGDLAVQIGNPELKPESSTNLDASVEWYFEKGGVVAVSAYRKNIKDRPNTRSVFQPFSALGIPVTLFTSNVQRDLQADPNLPTEVRFFENAEAFHIRGLELTHQQNYRFLPYPFNNLGSILSLTSIKTAGVNRTYNNIVYELPIVPNRTIAATIYYEEGPFAFRTSYNRKSEFANFTNTALNPLGYQRWYNKRGYLDMTVSYKFNKMFELRLDATNLTDTRTYEYLRHFEGRNGDERSRLDGANQPGRNYSLTLRGAF, encoded by the coding sequence ATGGCCACCACCAAGAGAACATTGCTGAGCGCCGCCGTTGCAGGGGCGTGCGCCGCAATGGCGATGCCCGGCTGGGCGCAAACCACCGCAACCGCGGAAGCGCAGGGCGGCGCGGAAATCCAGACCGTGACGGTCGCGGGCTTCCGCTCCAGCCTGGAGAAATCGCTCGACCTGAAACGCGCCTCGATCGGCCAGCGCGATTCGATCGTCGCCGAAGACCTGGGCAAGTTCCCCGAGCAGAACGTGGCCGATGCCCTGGTGCGCCTGCCTGGCGTGGAAGTGGTCAAGGATGGCGCCAGCAACGAAGGCCAGCGCATCCAGTTGCGCGGCCTCGGTTCCGAATACACGGTCACCACGTTCAACGGCGCGCCGGTGCGCGCCACGTCCGCCGGGGCGATCGGCAGCTCCACGCGCGACTTCAACTACGACGTGTTCCCGTCCGAACTGTTCGGCCGCGTCGACGTATACAAGACGCCGCTGGCTGAGCTGGAAGAGGGCGGGGTGGCCGGCGTGGTCGACATGCAGACGCCGCGCCCCTTCGACCGCAAGGGCAGGGTGCTCAGCTACAGCGTGACCGGCACCTACAACAACCGCAGCAAGGACAGCACGCCGCGTGCCAACGTCCTGTTCAGTAATACCTGGGGCAAGTGGGGCTTCCTGACCAGCATCGCCGGCAACCGCACGCACAACGCCAACGCCGGCTTCCAGTCGACCGGCACGTATGCCAGCTACAACCAGCGCTTCACCCAGGGCAATTTCCAGTATGGCTGGAACCTGGTGGATCCCCGCGCCAACCTGGGCAGCCTGACCGCCGCCCAGCTGTACGACGCCAACATGCCGCGCTTCCTGCGCCTGACCGCCACCGACAACGAGCGCGAGCGCGTGGGCGTGGCCAACTCGCTGCAGTACAAGGGCGACAAGCTCGACATCAGCTGGGATTCGCTGTATTCCAAGCTGAACGACGATACCAAGAACAACTACATGAACTGGATCACGAACGCCAGCACGGGCGCGCGCGCGCTGGTGCCGGTCGACGTGACCATCGACGCCAACAACAACGTGCAGGGCACGATCGGCAACTATACGGCCGCCACCAACGCCGTGCTGGGCGTCTCCGAAACGCGCTTCCTGTACAACGCCATCAATGCACGCTACCGCGTCAACAGCGACCTGCGCTTCACCGGTTCGCTGTCGATCAACGAGAGCAAGGCGTGGCGCAGCGGATCGACTGTCACCCTGGACGCCAACGACGTGGCGAACCGCCAGACCATCACGTTCAACACGACGAAGGATGCGATGTTCCCGGACATCCGCACCGACCGCAACCTGCTCGACGCCAACAACTACAACCTGCTGAGCTACAGCGGCGGCAATTACCAGACCGAGACCGACAAGCAGAAGGCATTCCGTGTCGGCATGCAGTACGACTACACGCTGTGGGGCGTGGAGGGCAAGCTGAAGATGGGGCTGAGCCAGGTCGAGAGCACTAAGATCGCCAACCAGTACCTGCCGACCAACCTGCTGAACAACCTGCCGCTGGCCGACGGGCGCCTGTACGGCTCGCTGCCAAACACACCGGCCGGCAATGCCGAGCGGTATGCGTTCGCCCGCCAGTTCCTCGTGTCGAACGACCTGAACAAGATCAGGGCCGGCGGCGACGTGCCGCGCGACTGGCTGACCGTGTCGCGCGACTTCGTCTACAACACGCTCGATGCAGTCAATGCCAACCGTTCCTCGCCTTCCAACCTGGGCAGTACGTTTACCGCGGTGGAAACCGTGCGGGCATTCTATGTCCAGTCCGATTTCGAGAAGGAAGTCTTCGGCCGACCACTGCGCGCCAATGCCGGCGTGCGCTATGTGCGCACCGGTTCCGAGGTCGATAACTACCGGCTGACCTCCGCCGGCTACGTGCCGGCCGCCCTGTCCGGCAGCTACACCAATGCCTTGCCGTCGGCCAGCCTGTCGTACGACCTGACGGACGACCTGGTGGTGCGCGGCTCGGTGGGCAAGACCATCAAGCGCAGTTCGATCTCGGCCATCGCCCGGTCGATCAACGTGCCCAATGCGGGCGACCTGGCGGTGCAGATCGGCAATCCGGAACTGAAGCCGGAAAGCTCGACGAACCTGGACGCCAGCGTCGAGTGGTACTTCGAGAAAGGCGGCGTGGTGGCGGTGTCGGCCTACCGCAAGAACATCAAGGATCGCCCGAACACGCGTTCGGTGTTCCAGCCGTTCAGCGCCCTGGGCATTCCGGTCACGCTGTTCACGTCCAACGTGCAGCGTGACCTGCAGGCCGATCCGAACCTGCCGACGGAAGTGCGTTTCTTCGAGAATGCCGAGGCATTCCATATCCGTGGCCTGGAGCTGACCCACCAGCAGAACTACCGCTTCCTGCCGTATCCGTTCAACAACCTCGGCTCGATCCTGAGCCTGACCAGCATCAAGACGGCCGGTGTCAATCGCACCTACAACAACATCGTCTACGAACTACCGATCGTTCCGAACCGCACCATCGCCGCCACGATCTACTACGAGGAAGGCCCGTTCGCGTTCCGCACCTCGTACAACCGCAAGAGCGAGTTCGCCAACTTCACCAATACGGCGCTCAATCCGCTCGGCTACCAGCGCTGGTACAACAAGCGCGGCTACCTGGACATGACGGTCAGCTACAAGTTCAACAAAATGTTCGAACTGCGCCTCGACGCCACCAACCTGACCGACACCCGCACCTACGAATACCTGCGTCACTTCGAGGGACGCAACGGCGATGAGCGGTCGCGCCTGGATGGCGCGAACCAGCCAGGCCGCAATTATTCGCTGACCCTGCGCGGCGCATTCTGA
- a CDS encoding XylR family transcriptional regulator: MSPIPRHRIALLFNANKGHERDVIAGVADYKRAQQLNWDLFVEDDFRRGLDGIAQWQGDGIIADFDDPDVAAALAGCRARVVGVGGSYANPADYPAGVPYVATDNERIIGLAHDHLIDAGISSFALYSVPPARNRRWALEREQAFARRMRADHLEPVIYRGHDGGIAGWERGLDELAGWLRSLPRPVGIIAVTDARARQLIQACAIAGLAVSHDVAIIGVDNDALAHALAPVPLSSVIQGAAEMGRTAARLLHRSLLGQPVGTTPVLVAPVGVNAQATCSRTGEHHPHITRALHFIRQRARRGIKSEQVADFVGVCRSGLDATFRRELGHSVHEEILRYKLEQAKQYLASGQWKIADVALECGFTSVQYLYTVFAREMGCTPREYQLKASAANMSFHPAMTRPLSAGPMAGRMAA; the protein is encoded by the coding sequence ATGAGTCCTATCCCCCGCCATCGTATTGCCCTGTTGTTCAATGCCAACAAGGGCCATGAGCGCGACGTGATCGCCGGCGTGGCCGATTACAAACGTGCCCAGCAGTTGAACTGGGACCTGTTCGTCGAAGACGATTTCCGCCGCGGCCTCGACGGCATCGCGCAGTGGCAGGGCGACGGCATCATCGCCGACTTCGACGATCCGGACGTGGCCGCCGCGCTGGCCGGCTGTCGGGCGCGCGTGGTCGGGGTCGGCGGCTCCTATGCCAACCCGGCCGACTATCCGGCCGGCGTGCCCTACGTGGCCACCGACAACGAACGCATCATCGGGCTGGCCCACGACCACCTGATCGATGCCGGGATCTCGTCCTTCGCGTTGTACAGCGTTCCGCCGGCGCGGAACCGGCGCTGGGCGCTGGAACGCGAGCAAGCGTTCGCGCGCCGCATGCGCGCCGACCATCTCGAGCCCGTGATCTACCGGGGGCACGACGGCGGCATCGCCGGCTGGGAGCGCGGTCTCGACGAGCTGGCCGGCTGGCTGCGGTCATTGCCACGCCCGGTCGGCATCATCGCCGTCACCGATGCGCGCGCCCGCCAGCTGATCCAGGCCTGCGCCATCGCGGGCCTCGCCGTGTCGCACGACGTGGCCATCATCGGTGTCGACAACGATGCGCTCGCGCATGCGCTGGCCCCAGTTCCGCTCAGCTCGGTCATCCAGGGCGCCGCCGAGATGGGCCGCACCGCGGCGCGCCTGCTGCACCGCTCACTGCTGGGGCAGCCGGTCGGCACGACCCCGGTGCTGGTGGCGCCTGTCGGCGTCAACGCCCAGGCAACGTGTTCGCGCACCGGCGAGCACCATCCGCACATTACCCGTGCGCTGCATTTCATTCGCCAGCGGGCGCGGCGCGGCATCAAGTCCGAGCAGGTCGCCGATTTCGTCGGCGTGTGCCGGTCGGGGCTCGATGCCACGTTCCGCCGTGAACTGGGCCACAGCGTGCACGAGGAAATCCTGCGCTACAAGCTGGAACAGGCAAAGCAGTACCTTGCCAGCGGCCAATGGAAGATCGCCGACGTGGCCCTCGAATGCGGGTTCACGTCGGTGCAGTACCTGTACACGGTCTTTGCACGCGAGATGGGCTGCACTCCGCGCGAGTATCAGCTTAAGGCAAGTGCGGCAAACATGTCGTTCCATCCCGCGATGACGCGGCCCCTGTCTGCCGGGCCGATGGCGGGCCGCATGGCTGCCTGA
- a CDS encoding SMP-30/gluconolactonase/LRE family protein, translated as MSRRLQAGLEVVSHMAALVGEGAVWCTRSSRLLWVDAWANAVLRYDPVTGAMESWVLPQRTGCVAPASDGGILVGLQSGYWRLDPGSGAVDAVLTLDHADYNRCNDSVVDPFGRFWCGTMNVAGLNGPRTGELFGWDGHGQPVRRLEGLGLSNGLACSPDGRILYFSDSHPAVNRVWQYDLDGATGALSNRRLFFDTALLPGRPDGATVDADGCYWIAAVDGWAVLRITPDGRVDRRIELPVAKPSKVAIGGARLDTLFITSISATLDPSQRAAQPLAGHLFAVHVGPIGVAQAEVRLQG; from the coding sequence ATGAGCCGGCGACTGCAAGCTGGCCTGGAAGTGGTGTCGCACATGGCGGCGCTGGTGGGGGAGGGGGCGGTCTGGTGCACCCGCAGCAGCCGCCTGCTGTGGGTCGACGCCTGGGCCAATGCGGTGCTGCGCTACGATCCGGTCACCGGCGCAATGGAAAGCTGGGTCCTGCCGCAACGCACCGGCTGCGTCGCGCCGGCCAGCGACGGCGGCATCCTTGTCGGGCTGCAAAGCGGTTACTGGCGCCTCGATCCCGGCAGCGGCGCGGTGGACGCGGTGCTGACGCTCGACCATGCCGATTACAACCGCTGCAACGACAGCGTGGTCGACCCGTTCGGTCGTTTCTGGTGCGGCACCATGAACGTGGCCGGGCTGAATGGACCCCGGACCGGCGAGCTGTTCGGATGGGACGGCCACGGCCAGCCCGTGCGCCGGCTGGAAGGGCTGGGGCTGTCGAACGGGCTTGCCTGCAGCCCGGACGGGCGCATCCTGTACTTTTCCGATTCGCATCCCGCCGTCAACCGTGTCTGGCAATACGACCTCGATGGCGCGACCGGGGCGCTGTCGAACCGCCGGCTCTTCTTCGACACGGCGCTCCTGCCCGGGAGGCCGGACGGCGCCACCGTCGATGCCGACGGCTGCTACTGGATCGCCGCGGTCGACGGCTGGGCCGTGCTGCGCATCACGCCCGATGGCCGGGTCGACCGCCGTATCGAGCTGCCTGTCGCGAAGCCGAGCAAGGTCGCGATCGGTGGTGCACGGCTGGACACGCTGTTCATCACCAGCATCAGCGCCACGCTCGATCCTTCGCAGCGGGCAGCACAGCCGCTGGCAGGCCACCTGTTCGCCGTGCACGTGGGCCCGATCGGCGTGGCCCAGGCCGAAGTCCGGCTGCAAGGCTGA
- a CDS encoding glycoside hydrolase family 97 protein, with amino-acid sequence MKRTISPLAALALASTLTSTPVHAAPALTSPDGRLSASFGDAPLAEGKPDGIASFTLSYGGKPILMPSPLSLRTWTPQAGSKGYRLVGASPAREVKDSWAPVAGRFARVPDHYRETILTYQDAALPQRRIDVVFRLYDQGAAFRYVIHGTPGERLAIKKEDTQYAFAADFDCWGYNQGQYTGGHEGEFDPVKASKIRDASLYTLPLVCKTGQAGTTIALTVSDVRDYPVAFVGGRENGAPGVQLKHPVRFDTPSSRRQTTSIAEATLGKEGFRTPWNVLMVADSPAALATTSLVQTLAAPSRIADTSWIKPGKVAWDWWNGSQAAVAEPGMNTATYKAFVDFAAELGLEYIMIDEGWSVGSAIEPVKGADVTRHKPELDLPAVIAYARTKGVGVWLWLQWEQLDQQMDKALATYERWGIKGIKVDFMNRADQQMVNYYERLIGKAAQHRIMVNMHGGYPSMGLERTWPNLLTQEGIMGAEFNKWSSRVTATHNVTLPFTRMLLGPGDYTPGAMRHVAPGAMQQNIRFNNPYVQTTRGHNVAMYVVYDTPLQMVSDSPPSYRKADGSWQDGVDFIKAVPVTWDETRVLQGDIGQYVVTARRSGNDWYIGAMSNEQARTIDLPLDFLGQGRYQARVWEDGAAPDTLKVSDRTVDAGARLRLDLAASGGAAVVLRRAP; translated from the coding sequence ATGAAACGCACCATTTCCCCGCTGGCCGCGCTGGCGCTGGCAAGTACGCTGACGAGCACGCCGGTGCATGCCGCGCCCGCCCTCACGTCGCCGGACGGCCGCCTGTCCGCCAGCTTCGGCGACGCGCCGCTTGCCGAGGGCAAGCCGGACGGCATCGCCTCGTTCACGCTGTCGTACGGCGGCAAGCCGATCCTGATGCCATCGCCGCTGAGCCTGCGCACCTGGACCCCGCAAGCCGGCAGCAAGGGCTACCGGCTGGTCGGCGCCAGCCCGGCGCGCGAAGTGAAGGACAGCTGGGCGCCGGTTGCAGGGCGCTTCGCCCGGGTGCCCGACCACTATCGCGAGACGATCCTGACCTACCAGGATGCGGCGCTGCCGCAGCGGCGCATCGACGTGGTGTTCCGCCTGTACGACCAGGGTGCCGCGTTCCGCTACGTGATCCATGGCACGCCCGGCGAGCGGCTGGCGATCAAAAAGGAGGATACGCAGTATGCGTTCGCCGCCGATTTCGACTGCTGGGGCTACAACCAGGGCCAGTACACCGGCGGGCACGAGGGCGAGTTCGACCCGGTCAAGGCCTCCAAGATCCGCGACGCGAGCCTGTACACGCTGCCGCTGGTGTGCAAGACCGGGCAGGCCGGCACCACGATCGCGCTGACCGTGTCCGACGTGCGCGACTACCCGGTGGCGTTCGTGGGCGGCCGCGAGAACGGCGCGCCGGGCGTGCAGCTCAAGCACCCGGTGCGCTTCGATACCCCGTCCAGCCGGCGCCAGACCACGTCGATCGCCGAGGCCACGCTCGGCAAGGAAGGCTTCAGGACCCCCTGGAACGTGCTGATGGTGGCCGACAGCCCGGCAGCGTTGGCCACTACCAGCCTGGTGCAGACGCTGGCCGCGCCGTCGCGCATCGCCGATACCAGCTGGATCAAGCCGGGAAAGGTGGCGTGGGACTGGTGGAACGGCTCGCAGGCGGCCGTGGCCGAACCGGGCATGAACACCGCCACCTACAAGGCCTTCGTCGACTTCGCCGCCGAGCTGGGGCTGGAATACATCATGATCGACGAAGGCTGGTCGGTGGGCAGCGCGATCGAGCCCGTGAAGGGCGCCGACGTCACCCGCCACAAGCCCGAACTGGACCTGCCGGCCGTTATCGCCTACGCCCGCACCAAGGGCGTCGGCGTGTGGCTCTGGCTGCAGTGGGAACAGCTGGACCAGCAGATGGACAAGGCGCTGGCCACCTACGAGCGCTGGGGCATCAAGGGTATCAAGGTCGACTTCATGAACCGCGCCGACCAGCAGATGGTCAATTACTACGAGCGCCTGATCGGCAAGGCGGCGCAGCACCGCATCATGGTCAACATGCATGGCGGCTACCCGTCGATGGGCCTGGAGCGCACCTGGCCGAACCTGCTCACGCAGGAAGGCATCATGGGCGCGGAATTCAACAAATGGAGTTCGCGCGTGACCGCCACCCACAACGTCACCCTGCCATTTACGCGCATGCTGCTCGGGCCAGGCGACTACACACCGGGCGCGATGCGCCATGTGGCGCCCGGCGCGATGCAGCAGAACATCCGTTTCAACAATCCCTACGTGCAGACTACGCGCGGGCACAACGTGGCGATGTACGTGGTCTACGACACGCCGCTGCAGATGGTGTCGGACAGCCCGCCGTCCTACCGCAAGGCGGACGGCAGCTGGCAGGACGGCGTCGATTTCATCAAGGCCGTGCCGGTCACATGGGATGAAACCCGCGTGCTGCAGGGCGATATCGGCCAGTACGTGGTCACCGCGCGCCGTTCCGGCAACGACTGGTACATCGGCGCGATGAGCAACGAGCAGGCGCGCACCATCGACCTGCCGCTCGACTTCCTCGGCCAGGGGCGCTACCAGGCCCGCGTGTGGGAAGACGGCGCCGCGCCCGACACGCTGAAGGTGTCCGATCGCACGGTGGATGCAGGCGCCCGCTTGCGCCTGGACCTCGCAGCGTCGGGTGGCGCCGCGGTCGTGCTGCGCCGCGCGCCATGA